A segment of the Petrotoga olearia DSM 13574 genome:
ACGATTTTGTAGAAAATCTAACTATGTGGGGGGTAAGTCCTTGGTGGATAATCATGATCTCACCAATTATTATAGGATTGATAACTGGGATAACTCAGGCCGGTTTTGCGGTTACAATGCCTATAGCTTTGTCATTCGTTGAAGCGGGATTTATTTCTTTGGTACCAGTTGCGATAACTACATATTTTTTCTCGGTATTAGGGGTTCTTCTATCACCTGTACATCTCTGTCTTTTACTTACATCCAGATATTTTGAAGTTGATATGTTTAGCGTTATAAAAAAAATTGCTGTTCCAGTTTTTTGTGCTATAATGGGTTATATCGTAGTTATGATATTTTTCATCTTCTGATCAAAAGGCAGGTTGAATTCATATGAGAAAACGTTTTATACTTTTCTTAGTATTGATTCTTGTTTTTTCAAGTATAATTATCGCTGAAGATACAGTAACTACACAGAGCACCTCCACAACTAAGTTTACTCTCAATTTAGATGATTTAAGCAGAAACTTTGTTCAATATAGTACTAATTCTTATTTAGATATAATTTCTAATTTTTTAACTAAATATGATTATTACTTTCTTGTTGCAACACCTGTGGTGGGATACACAGTTGGTTATCTTACAAATGATTACAAACTAAAAAAGGTATCTGAAGATGCTATTATATCTTCCGCTATTAGCGGTGGAATAGCCTTGCTAACAAAAATTGTCGTTGGCAGAGAAAGGCCTTATGCAGAAGAAGGTTCACTTTCATTCAATCCTTTTGCTCCCCTTACACAGGGGGCTACTTATACTTCTTTCCCTTCCGGACATTCAACAATAGCCTGGTCGGTATATACTCCATATGCGAAAGAGTATAGCTGGTGGATATATATTATACCAACAACTATATCTTTTTCTCGCATCTATGAAGATGTACATTGGCTCTCGGACGTTGTAACTGGTTCTTTTCTTGGGTATTATACTGCCTCGTACGTCTATTATTTTTAAATTAATTAGTTTTGTTTTTTAGATAATCTTGATATTTCTTCCAATCATTCAAAAATCTTTCAAGACCTATATCTGTCATGGGATGCTTAAACATTTTCTCAAGTACTTCAAAGGGCATTGTAACAACGTCTGCTCCAATTAACCCTGCTTCTAAAACATGCTGAGGGTGTCTTACGCTAGCCACGATAATTTTTGTTTCATATCCATAATTACTGAAGATAACTTCAATTTCTTCTACAATATCCATTCCGGTGTTTCCTATGTCATCCATTCTACCGATGAAAGGGCTCACGTATGTAGCTCCAGCTTTGGCTGCAAGAAGTGCTTGTAAAGGGCTAAAAACTAAGGTTGCGTTGGTCTTAATACCCTCCTTAGATAAAGTTTTAATTGCCCTAATTCCGTCTGGAATCAAAGGTATTTTAACCACCACAAATTCACTTAAATCTGCTATTTCTCTGGCTTCTTTTACCATTCCTTCATAATCTGTAGATACCACTTCTGCACTTACTGGCCCTTTTACCGTTTCACAAATTTCTTTGATTCTTTCTTCAAATACTGCATTTTCTTTTGAAACCAACGTAGGATTTGTTGTGACTCCATCAACTATTCCCCAAGCAACACCTTTTCTAATTTCTTCTATATTTGCGGTGTCTAAAAAGATCTCCATTCTTAAAATTCCCTCCCTACTTTGATTTTTGTCATAACAATTATAGCATAATCAATTCTTCAATTTCTTTAAGAATATTTTATTACCTATTTTAACGAATAAACCTTCTTTTTGCATCTGTGAAAAAACCCTCGATAAAGAAGGCCTTGTTACACCAAATAAATTAGCTAACTCTTCTAAAGTTAGAGGTATAGTTAACTCGTTGGATTTATTTTGTTGGTTGTAAAGGTTTAAAAGATACATTGTAATCTTTTCTCTGATTGTATGAAAAGAATTCATTCGTAATTTTGTAGTTACGAACTGGAACTTTTCTCCTATATCTTCAAGAAAAGAGATTAAAAAAGCGTTGTTAACTTGGAAAGCTCTTACCAGATATTCTTTTTCAATATAGAGCATATCAGCATCTTTAACTGCTAAAACATTCACAGGTAGAATATTATCTTTTGAAAATAATAAAGCCGAGGCTAAAACATCTGGAGATTTTATCCTTTCTACTTCTAAAATTTTTCCATTAAAATCAATCATTTCTGCGATAACTTCTCCTTTGATTAAAATCATCAATTTATCCACTTTTTCTCCTGAAGAACTAATAAATGATCCTTTAGGAAATTGTTTAATTGAATATTGAATATTACCGAAAATTTTCATCAATTCGGCTTTTGAAAAATTTTTAAATATCTTTAAGTTGCTTATCATATCGATATAGTTATCCACGATTTAATCACCTCTAAATTCAAAAAAAGCAAAGTACGTAACATTTGTTACTAACAAATCACTTTAATTTGATTATACTTAAAATGAAAAGGAATTCAAAATCCTTTAAATAAAGAAAAATTTAAGTGTTAAAACAAATAAAATCAAAGATTGGAGGAATGAACGAATGGAGATGTTTTGTTATCAATGTCAGGAGACTCTAAGAAATGAGGGTTGTGTGGCTCAAGGTGTATGTGGAAAAAGTCCAGAAACGTCAAATTTACAAGATCTATTGATTTACGTACTAAAAGGGATTTCCTATTGGTCTAATAAAGCAAGAGAATTGAACGTAGAAGATGAAAGTGTTGACTTTTTTGTGGCAGAAGGCTTATTCGTAACGATAACGAATGTTAATTTTGATGAAGAAAGGATAGTTGAATACATTGATGAAGCACTTGATAAAAGAAGAATTATAGAAAATAAATTCAAAGAAGCTTATGTAAGAAAATACAACGAAAAATTTCAGGAAACAGTACCAGATGCTGCAGAATGGAATCCAAAAGATAACAATAAATACGAATACTTGAATAAAGCTATTGAAGTAGGAGTTTTATCAGAACCAAACGAAGATATAAGATCGCTAAAGAACTTTCTTGTAATTGGTTTAAAGGGAGTGGCAGCTTACACCGATCATGCCTATGTTTT
Coding sequences within it:
- a CDS encoding phosphatase PAP2 family protein: MRKRFILFLVLILVFSSIIIAEDTVTTQSTSTTKFTLNLDDLSRNFVQYSTNSYLDIISNFLTKYDYYFLVATPVVGYTVGYLTNDYKLKKVSEDAIISSAISGGIALLTKIVVGRERPYAEEGSLSFNPFAPLTQGATYTSFPSGHSTIAWSVYTPYAKEYSWWIYIIPTTISFSRIYEDVHWLSDVVTGSFLGYYTASYVYYF
- the fsa gene encoding fructose-6-phosphate aldolase, coding for MEIFLDTANIEEIRKGVAWGIVDGVTTNPTLVSKENAVFEERIKEICETVKGPVSAEVVSTDYEGMVKEAREIADLSEFVVVKIPLIPDGIRAIKTLSKEGIKTNATLVFSPLQALLAAKAGATYVSPFIGRMDDIGNTGMDIVEEIEVIFSNYGYETKIIVASVRHPQHVLEAGLIGADVVTMPFEVLEKMFKHPMTDIGLERFLNDWKKYQDYLKNKTN
- a CDS encoding Crp/Fnr family transcriptional regulator, with amino-acid sequence MDNYIDMISNLKIFKNFSKAELMKIFGNIQYSIKQFPKGSFISSSGEKVDKLMILIKGEVIAEMIDFNGKILEVERIKSPDVLASALLFSKDNILPVNVLAVKDADMLYIEKEYLVRAFQVNNAFLISFLEDIGEKFQFVTTKLRMNSFHTIREKITMYLLNLYNQQNKSNELTIPLTLEELANLFGVTRPSLSRVFSQMQKEGLFVKIGNKIFLKKLKN